A stretch of Henckelia pumila isolate YLH828 chromosome 4, ASM3356847v2, whole genome shotgun sequence DNA encodes these proteins:
- the LOC140864268 gene encoding uncharacterized protein isoform X2, producing the protein MEYSSQGEPVSSAWDIANTRRRRQRNISTNEDHEAYLARRRSIYQRRRNQLRNATNENTINTTSEIGNTSTSNVQAVEEERGGVRGTSTLRPIIYNTHDSTFESGGTSAINIQSTHVEEEILWEHPVRSIKEIDS; encoded by the exons ATGGAGTATTCATCTCAAG GGGAGCCGGTATCCTCCGCTTGGGATATTGCAAACACTAGGCGGAGGCGCCAAAGAAATATTTCAACAAATGAAGATCATGAGGCATATCTTGCGCGCCGACGGTCAATATATCAAAGGCGTCGGAATCAATTAAGAAATGCAACCAATGAAAACACGATCAATACTACTTCTGAGATTGGAAATACGAGCACAAGTAACGTTCAAGCTGTAGAAGAGGAAAGAG GTGGTGTGCGAGGAACTTCTACACTACGTCCAATTATTTACAATACACATGATTCTACTTTCGAAAGCGGTGGCACAAGTGCAATCAATATTCAATCTACACATGTGGAAGAAG AAATATTATGGGAGCATCCGGTTCGGTCTATTAAAGAAATTGATTCGTGA
- the LOC140867436 gene encoding uncharacterized protein, producing MENEEGRHFRQYIRAYNHVFSFTSIGVNLDESLTTGSNGIYTFRAQGTIYHSIGSLLPPENDRPRYMQMYIVDTDNEIDNRLLENQQLRRELLIKIQMILDQYNPFVQVFRQIGQRQDIPNCKLVIKQQKSNQRQYCQPTASQVAAVIVDNEYPENLCGRDIIVEGINGRLMNIQDIVGYYDPLQYPLLLPHGTYGWDINSRNIHGTKLTCLDFYSYRLQIRTNCSAILLRGGRLLQQYVVDNYVKIETQRLRWIRTNQNNIRSELYQGLQDCLDGGENNAGNVGRRIVLPSSFPGSPRDMYQRYQDAMALVQTYGKPDLFITMTCNPNWIEIKEQLLPGQSPQDRPDLITRVFRAKFEEFKKDIVERGVLGKVLSYSYVIEYQKRGLPHVHMLLIFEHVDKLHNPDDFDSVISAEIPTKINEPNLYDAVIRHMIHGPCGLLNPQSPCMRDGICKKKFPKSFASFTTRGNDSYPIYRRREGTYDLISDNGQMMVDNGWVVPYNPFLLLKFDCHINVEVCGGVKCVKYIYKYIHKGPDRVTLELRNGQNCDEIQQYVDGRFRSDQHVSDVIGDDDNSKTMLTEFFTMNKDLELTGKYLYREFTEFYRWIQSQRKWVRRMGRNKVVGRIYVVSPSEGERFYLRILLNHVRGPTSFEELMTVNGVIYIWLHEFYLT from the exons ATGGAAAATGAAGAAGGCAGACACTTTAGGCAGTACATAAGGGCATACAATCATGTTTTCTCTTTCACTTCTATTGGAGTTAACTTAGATGAATCACTCACAACAGGTTCAAATGGGATTTATACATTTCGTGCCCAAGGTACAATATATCACTCGATTGGAAGTCTACTGCCACCTGAAAATGATCGGCCTAGATACATGCAAATGTATATTGTAGATACTGATAATGAGATAGATAACAGACTTCTAGAAAATCAACAATTGCGAAGAGAATTGTTGATAAAGATACAAATGATACTTGATCAATATAACCCCTTTGTGCAAGTCTTCCGACAAATTGGTCAGCGTCAGGATATACCTAACTGCAAACTGGTAATTAAGCAGCAGAAATCAAATCAACGTCAATATTGCCAACCAACCGCATCTCAAGTTGCAGCAGTTATTGTAGACAATGAATATCCAGAAAACTTATGTGGTAGAGATATCATAGTCGAAGGTATTAATGGACGCCTTATGAACATTCAAGATATTGTTGGCTATTATGATCCTTTACAGTATCCTCTACTTCTACCACATGGAACATATGGTTGGGACATAAATAGTCGCAATATTCACGGAACAAAACTAACATGTTTAGACTTTTATTCCTACCGTTTACAG ATACGAACAAATTGTTCAGCAATATTACTTCGGGGAGGTCGTCTGCTACAACAATATGTGGTTGATAATTATGTAAAGATCGAAACACAAAGGCTGAGATGGATTCGTACAAACCAGAATAATATTCGATCAGAACTTTACCAAGGTCTACAAGATTGTTTAGATGGCGGTGAAAATAATGCAG GAAACGTTGGTCGTAGAATAGTGCTTCCATCATCTTTCCCTGGGAGCCCACGTGATATGTACCAACGATATCAAGATGCAATGGCGTTGGTCCAAACATATGGAAAGCCAGATTTATTTATTACAATGACGTGTAATCCAAATTGGATTGAAATAAAAGAGCAATTACTACCTGGCCAGTCACCTCAAGATCGTCCGGATTTGATAACCAGAGTATTCAGAGCAAAATTTGAGGAATTCAAGAAAGATATTGTGGAGAGAGGGGTTTTGGGAAAAGTTCTTTCTTACTCATACGTCATCGAATATCAAAAGAGGGGACTGCCTCATGTTCATATGTTGCTTATATTTGAACATGTTGACAAGCTGCATAATCCAGATGATTTTGATTCAGTTATTTCTGctgaaattccaacaaaaataAATGAACCGAATCTGTATGATGCAGTTATTCGTCATATGATACATGGACCATGTGGATTACTTAACCCTCAAAGTCCATGTATGCGAGATGGTATTTGCAAGAAGAAATTCCCCAAATCATTTGCATCATTCACTACTCGAGGAAATGATTCATATCCTATATATCGAAGACGTGAAGGCACATATGATCTTATTAGTGACAATGGTCAGATGATGGTTGACAATGGTTGGGTTGTACCATATAATCCATTTCTTCTACTAAAATTTGATTGTCATATAAATGTTGAAGTATGTGGTGGGGTAAAATGTgtcaaatatatttataaatatatacacaaaGGACCTGATAGAGTGACATTAGAATTGCGCAATGGACAAAATTGTGATGAAATACAACAGTATGTGGATGGAAG GTTCAGATCAGATCAACATGTAAGTGATGTAATTGGAGATGATGATAACTCTAAAACCATGCTGACAGAATTTTTCACAATGAACAAAGATCTTGAATTGACTGGAAAGTATTTGTATAGAGAATTTACAGAATTTTACAGATGGATACAATCTCAGAGAAAATGGGTTCGACGAATGGGTAGAAACAAAGTTGTTGGGAGGATATATGTCGTGTCCCCATCTGAAGGTGAAAGGTTCTATTTGCGAATCCTTTTAAATCATGTCCGAGGGCCTACATCTTTTGAAGAACTCATGACTGTCAATGGGGTAATTTATATTTGGCTACATGAATTTTATTTGACTTAG
- the LOC140862292 gene encoding uncharacterized protein produces the protein MLTEFFTMNKDLELTGKYLYREFTEFYRWIQSQRKWVRRMGRNKVVGRIYVVSPSEGERFYLRILLNHVRGPTSFEELMTVNGVIYTTFKEAAEIRGLLQHDDYVHHCMQEACSVKMPSSLRRLFVSILVFCQPTRVRELWDEYHPYMSEDYGRSNSYNNFFITNKLLLELRRLLHQHKMKLNDFDLPMISVEFLDDSPLPRIIEDELSIQISEEDLRSVQCLNSQQRVAFETIVQSIMCNHPKLFFIDGPGGSGKTFLYRSILAYLRKKGKIIIAVATSGIAATLLPGGRTAHSRFKIPLKPTIETLCNIEKQKDLADLIRRSSGIVWDETPMANRYAFESVNKTFQDIMENMLPFGGKTVVFGGDFRQVLPVVKRGSVQEQIAASISRSTFWNCVDVIHLHQNMRSEEDVEFSQLLLRIGDGLQHSVNGNFIKLPDSMVIPWEGDHSICQLIDVVFPNMIEYINDANYMVSRAIITPKNADVDKINEILISKFPGQKMEYVSWDFVEDDNNNHFQEEFLNSLSPSGLPPHRIVLKVGCPVMLLRNVAPELGLCNGTRLICRNLYRNFIDAEIIAGPHKGIRYFIHRMPLKSEDDSGLPFELTRKQFPIRLSFALTINKAQGQTIPNVGIFLRNHVFSHGQLYVALSRGVSQHSTKILVKDGKLHNRSGIYTKNIVYKDVLLRTNG, from the coding sequence ATGCTGACAGAATTTTTCACAATGAACAAAGATCTTGAATTGACTGGAAAGTATTTGTATAGAGAATTTACAGAATTTTACAGATGGATACAATCTCAGAGAAAATGGGTTCGACGAATGGGTAGAAACAAAGTTGTTGGGAGGATATATGTCGTGTCCCCATCTGAAGGTGAAAGGTTCTATTTGCGAATCCTTTTAAATCATGTCCGAGGGCCTACATCTTTTGAAGAACTCATGACTGTCAATGGGGTAATTTATACAACATTTAAAGAGGCAGCTGAAATTCGAGGACTTCTTCAACATGATGATTATGTTCATCATTGTATGCAAGAAGCATGTTCCGTAAAAATGCCATCCTCATTAAGAAGATTATTTGTGTCCATATTGGTTTTTTGTCAACCAACACGAGTTCGAGAACTCTGGGATGAATATCACCCCTATATGTCTGAAGATTATGGTAGATCAAAttcttataataattttttcatcACAAACAAATTGTTGCTTGAGTTGCGAAGATTGTTGCATCAGCACAAAATGAAACTCAATGATTTTGATTTACCTATGATAAGTGTTGAGTTTTTGGATGATTCACCACTCCCAAGAATAATTGAGGATGAGCTTTCTATTCAAATTTCTGAAGAAGATTTGAGATCCGTACAGTGTTTAAATTCTCAACAAAGGGTGGCATTTGAAACAATTGTTCAAAGTATTATGTGCAATCATCCAaaacttttttttattgatGGCCCAGGCGGAAGTGGAAAAACTTTTTTATACCGCTCAATTTTAGCATATTTaagaaagaaaggaaaaatCATAATTGCAGTAGCAACTTCTGGAATAGCTGCAACTTTATTGCCTGGGGGTAGGACAGCACATTCACGTTTCAAAATTCCACTGAAGCCAACAATAGAAACACTATGCAACATTGAAAAACAAAAAGATCTCGCGGATTTGATCAGACGATCGTCGGGTATAGTGTGGGATGAAACTCCGATGGCTAATCGTTATGCTTTTGAATCTGTGAACAAAACTTTTCAAGATATCATGGAAAACATGTTGCCATTTGGTGGGAAAACTGTAGTTTTCGGTGGAGATTTTCGACAAGTATTACCTGTTGTGAAAAGAGGATCGGTACAAGAACAAATTGCTGCAAGTATTTCAAGGTCAACATTCTGGAACTGTGTGGATGTAATTCATCTTCATCAAAATATGAGATCTGAAGAAGATGTTGAGTTCTCTCAATTACTACTACGCATAGGTGATGGTTTGCAACATTCTGTAAATGgtaatttcataaaattaccAGACTCGATGGTCATACCATGGGAAGGTGACCATTCAATTTGTCAATTGATTGATGTTGTTTTTCCAAATATGATTGAATATATTAATGATGCAAACTATATGGTTAGTAGAGCCATAATTACTCCAAAAAATGCCGATGTTGATAAAATTAATGAGATActtatttcaaaatttcctGGACAAAAAATGGAATATGTATCCTGGGATTTCGTGGAAGATGACAACAACAATCATTTTCAAGAAGAGTTCTTAAACTCTCTTAGTCCAAGCGGTTTACCACCACACAGAATTGTATTAAAAGTAGGTTGTCCTGTTATGCTCTTGAGAAATGTGGCACCTGAACTTGGTCTGTGCAATGGAACAAGGTTGATATGTCGTAATCTCTATAGAAATTTCATAGATGCTGAGATTATAGCAGGTCCTCACAAAGGTATTAGGTATTTTATTCATCGAATGCCTCTAAAAAGTGAAGACGATTCTGGATTGCCATTTGAGTTGACACGTAAGCAGTTTCCGATAAGATTAAGTTTTGCTCTCACAATTAACAAAGCACAGGGTCAAACGATACCAAATGTTGGTATATTTTTACGTAATCATGTGTTCAGTCATGGTCAACTTTACGTGGCGCTTTCAAGAGGAGTTTCGCAGCattcaacaaaaattttggTCAAAGATGGAAAACTGCATAACAGATCTGGCATTTACAcaaaaaacattgtttacaaagACGTGCTACTTCGTACTAATGGATGA
- the LOC140862293 gene encoding uncharacterized protein, whose product MEYSSQGEPVSSAWDIANTRRRRQRNISTNEDHEAYLARRRSIYQRRRNQLRNATNENTINTTSEIGNTSTSNVQAVEEERGGVRGTSTLRPIIYNTHDSTFESGGTSAINIQSTHVEEGSNGIYTFRAQGTIYHSIGSLLPPENDRPRYMQMYIVDTDNEIDNRLLENQQLRRELLIKIQMILDQYNPFVQVFRQIGQRQDIPNCKLVIKQQKSNQRQYCQPTASQVAAVIVDNEYPENLCGRDIIVEGINGRLMNIQDIVGYYDPLQYPLLLPHGTYGWDINSRNIHGTKLTCLDFYSYRLQIRTNCSAILLRGGRLLQQYVVDNYVKIETQRLRWICTNQNNIRSELYQGLQDCLDGGENNAGNVGRRIVLPSSFTGSPRDMYQRYQDAMALVQTYGKPDLFITMTCNPNWIEIKEQLLPGQSPKDRPDLITRVFRAKFEEFKKDIAERGVLGKVLSYSYVIEYQKRGLPHVHMLLIFEHVDKLHNPDDFDSVISAEIPTKINEPNLYDAVIRHMIHGPCGLLNPQSPCMRDGICKKKFPKSFASFTTRGNDSYPIYRRREGTYDLISDNGQMMVDNGWVVPYNPFLLLKFDCHINVEVCGGVKCVKYIYKYIHKGPDRVALELRKDKIVMKYNSMWMEGGFVHPRHYGESSHLNSVECTLRFLDYKYTYQINNRLGSDQINM is encoded by the exons ATGGAGTATTCATCTCAAG GGGAGCCGGTATCCTCCGCTTGGGATATTGCAAACACTAGGCGGAGGCGCCAAAGAAATATTTCAACAAATGAAGATCATGAGGCATATCTTGCGCGCCGACGGTCAATATATCAAAGGCGTCGGAATCAATTAAGAAATGCAACCAATGAAAACACGATCAATACTACTTCTGAGATTGGAAATACGAGCACAAGTAACGTTCAAGCTGTAGAAGAGGAAAGAG GTGGTGTGCGAGGAACTTCTACACTACGTCCAATTATTTACAATACACATGATTCTACTTTCGAAAGCGGTGGCACAAGTGCAATCAATATTCAATCTACACATGTGGAAGAAG GTTCAAATGGGATTTATACATTTCGTGCCCAAGGTACAATATATCACTCGATTGGAAGTCTACTGCCACCTGAAAATGATCGGCCTAGATACATGCAAATGTATATTGTAGATACTGATAATGAGATAGATAACAGACTTCTAGAAAATCAACAATTGCGAAGAGAATTGTTGATAAAGATACAAATGATACTTGATCAATATAACCCCTTTGTGCAAGTCTTCCGACAAATTGGTCAGCGTCAGGATATACCTAACTGCAAACTGGTAATTAAGCAGCAGAAATCAAATCAACGTCAATATTGCCAACCAACCGCATCTCAAGTTGCAGCAGTTATTGTAGACAATGAATATCCAGAAAACTTATGTGGTAGAGATATCATAGTCGAAGGTATTAATGGACGCCTTATGAACATTCAAGATATTGTTGGCTATTATGATCCTTTACAGTATCCTCTACTTCTACCACATGGAACATATGGTTGGGACATAAATAGTCGCAATATTCACGGAACAAAACTAACATGTTTAGACTTTTATTCCTACCGTTTACAG ATACGAACAAATTGTTCAGCAATATTACTTCGGGGAGGTCGTCTGCTACAACAATATGTGGTTGATAATTATGTAAAGATCGAAACACAAAGGCTGAGATGGATTTGTACAAACCAGAATAATATTCGATCAGAACTTTACCAAGGTCTACAAGATTGTTTAGATGGCGGTGAAAATAATGCAG GAAACGTTGGTCGTAGAATAGTGCTTCCATCATCTTTCACTGGGAGCCCACGTGATATGTACCAACGATATCAAGATGCAATGGCGTTGGTCCAAACATATGGAAAGCCAGATTTATTTATTACAATGACGTGTAATCCAAATTGGATTGAAATAAAAGAGCAATTACTACCTGGCCAGTCACCTAAAGATCGTCCGGATTTGATAACCAGAGTATTCAGAGCAAAATTTGAGGAATTCAAGAAAGATATTGCGGAGAGAGGGGTTTTGGGAAAAGTTCTTTCTTACTCATACGTCATCGAATATCAAAAGAGGGGACTGCCTCATGTTCATATGTTGCTTATATTTGAACATGTTGACAAGCTGCATAATCCAGATGATTTTGATTCAGTTATTTCTGctgaaattccaacaaaaataAATGAACCGAATCTGTATGATGCAGTTATTCGTCATATGATACATGGACCATGTGGATTACTTAACCCTCAAAGTCCATGTATGCGAGATGGTATTTGCAAGAAGAAATTCCCCAAATCATTTGCATCATTCACTACTCGAGGAAATGATTCATATCCTATATATCGAAGACGTGAAGGCACATATGATCTTATTAGTGACAATGGTCAGATGATGGTTGACAATGGTTGGGTTGTACCATATAATCCATTTCTTCTACTAAAATTTGATTGTCATATAAATGTTGAAGTATGTGGTGGGGTAAAATGTgtcaaatatatttataaatatatacacaaaGGACCTGATAGAGTGGCATTAGAATTGCGCAAGGACAAAATTGTGATGAAATACAACAGTATGTGGATGGAAGGTGGATTTGTGCACCCGAGGCATTATGGAGAATCTTCTCATTTGAATTCAGTCGAATGTACCCTTCGGTTTTTAGATTACAAGTACACTTACCAAATCAACAATCGATTAGGTTCAGATCAGATCAACATGTAA
- the LOC140862294 gene encoding F-box protein CPR1-like — MPILPLDLIEDILSRLPVKSLKRFRSVAKSWCSVVDSEKFIKSHLRRSLNSYSNHHLILGGGPALYSVDLGPLNKARVLKPPFPYNNLDGVTSSCHGLVLVMSEPPVFWNPFAISYRVLPDSSVEPPPGSGFYALVSYGFGYDSITDDYKVLKVMDFKNHTQVTILMETGIFSLKSNSWKKIQDFPYPLPFVGGHMRAPVNGSMHTLVYADGSTDADHDL, encoded by the coding sequence ATGCCGATTCTCCCGCTTGATCTTATCGAGGATATCCTTAGCCGTCTTCCCGTCAAATCTCTGAAGCGGTTTCGATCCGTCGCAAAATCGTGGTGTTCTGTGGTCGACAGCGAGAAATTTATCAAATCACATTTGCGTCGGTCCTTAAATTCCTACTCGAACCATCATCTCATTCTCGGTGGTGGGCCCGCCCTTTATTCCGTCGATTTGGGGCCCCTTAACAAGGCACGCGTGCTTAAACCCCCCTTTCCTTACAACAACTTGGATGGTGTCACAAGTTCCTGCCATGGTTTGGTTCTTGTGATGAGCGAGCCCCCTGTTTTTTGGAACCCCTTTGCGATAAGTTACAGGGTTTTGCCTGATTCTTCTGTGGAACCACCGCCTGGGTCGGGATTTTATGCGTTGGTTTCATATGGGTTTGGCTACGATTCCATAACAGACGATTATAAAGTTTTGAAGGTTATGGACTTTAAAAACCATACCCAAGTTACCATCCTTATGGAGACTGGGATTTTTAGCCTGAAATCCAATTCGTGGAAGAAAATCCAGGATTTTCCTTATCCACTGCCATTCGTAGGGGGCCACATGCGCGCGCCTGTGAATGGGTCGATGCACACACTGGTGTATGCGGATGGAAGTACTGATGCAGATCATGACCTTTAG